One Coccinella septempunctata chromosome 8, icCocSept1.1, whole genome shotgun sequence genomic window carries:
- the LOC123318207 gene encoding saccharopine dehydrogenase-like oxidoreductase has product MAEKLDIILFGVSGFTGKHALKYVHKFASAKGRQLTWGVAGRNETRIRTILSDLEKETGDANVSKVPIILADLSDVQSIQNMASRARLLINCCGPYRFMGETVVKACVEAGTHHVDVSGEPMYMEKMQLEYNEKAKEKGIYIVSACGLDSIPCDLGLIFLQKKFEGTLNSVETFLKTGSEDPALSGPAINYGTWESAVYGMANADQLRPLRTKLFPKRLPKLEPRLATNKIPFKAPVGDEWAVIFPGSDRSVMLRTQRYLYEEKKQRPVQVQTYFLVASIWQLMILTVFGLVFSILSKFQFGRNLLLKYPSLFTGGIFDTKEPSEEMIEKSWFKISLLGKGWKENLSGPEDQYKNPPNKGILAEVRGKNPGYGSTCICLVLAGIVILTEPSNLPKAGGVYPPGAAFAETSLIEQLDENGVTFKVIKEFDISE; this is encoded by the exons ATGGCCGAAAAATTAGATATTATCCTATTTGGTGTGTCGGGATTCACTGGGAAACACGCTCTCAAGTATGTACATAAATTTGCCAGCGCCAAAGGTCGACAGTTAACCTGGGGCGTAGCTGGAAGAAACGAGACTAGAATACGCACCATTTTGAGCGATTTGGAAAAGGAAACTGGAGATGCGAATGTTTCAAAGGTGCCTATCATCCTTGCAGACTTATCAGATGTTCAGTCTATACAGAATATGGCCTCCAGGGCCAGACTCTTGATAAACTGTTGCGGCCCCTATAGATTCATGGGAGAAACCGTTGTTAAGGCCTGTGTAGAAGCTGGTACTCACCACGTAGACGTCAGCGGGGAGCCAATGTACATGGAAAAGATGCAATTGGAGTATAACGagaaggcaaaagaaaaggggATTTACATTGTCAGCGCCTGCGGTCTCGACAGTATCCCTTGCGATTTGGGGCTGATATTTCTTCAGAAGAAGTTCGAGGGAACGTTGAATTCCGTTGAGACGTTCTTAAAAACCGGCAGCGAAGATCCTGCTCTGTCAGGACCAGCCATCAACTATGGTACGTGGGAATCGGCAGTGTATGGAATGGCAAATGCTGATCAGTTGAGGCCTCTGAGAACCAAACTGTTCCCGAAGAGGTTGCCCAAGCTTGAACCTCGTCTAGCCACCAACAAAATTCCTTTTAAGGCACCTGTTGGGGATGAATGGGCTGTCATTTTCCCAG GTTCAGATCGTTCGGTTATGTTGAGAACCCAGCGTTACTTGTATGAGGAGAAGAAGCAACGTCCAGTCCAGGTCCAAACGTATTTTCTCGTGGCTTCTATATGGCAACTCATGATTCTAACAGTATTCGGACTGGTTTTTTCCATCCTTTCGAAATTCCAATTCGGTAGGAATTTACTATTGAAATATCCAAGTCTCTTTACTGGCGGTATATTCGACACTAAAGAACCATCCgaagaaatgattgaaaaatcCTGGTTTAAAATATCTTTGCTGGGTAAAGGATGGAAGGAAAATTTGTCCGGTCCGGAGGACCAATACAAAAATCCACCGAACAAGGGGATTCTCGCTGAAGTTAGAGGGAAGAATCCCGGTTACGGCTCTACATGCATCTGTCTGGTGTTGGCTGGCATCGTTATACTCACCGAACCCTCTAATTTACCCAAAGCCGGGGGAGTATACCCCCCTGGAGCGGCTTTTGCTGAGACTTCCCTCATCGAACAGTTGGACGAGAACGGGGTCACTTTCAAGGTTATCAAAGAATTCGATATCTCCGAGTGA
- the LOC123318209 gene encoding cilia- and flagella-associated protein 20 yields MFKNTFQSGFLSILYSIGSKPLQIWDKKVKNGHIKRITDEEIQSLVLEIVGCNVSTTYITCPACPKKTLGIKLPYLVMIVKNLKKYFTFEVQILDDKNVRRRFRASNYQSTTRVKPFICTMPMRLDDGWNQIQFNVADFTRRAYGTTYVETLRVQVHASCRIRRVYFSDRLYSEDELPAEFKLFLPIQSKTKQVAAQH; encoded by the exons ATGTTTAAAAACACTTTTCAGAGTGGTTTTTTGTCTATTTTGTATAGCATAGGTAGTAAACCCCTTCAAATATGGGACAAGAAAGTGAAAAATGGACACATCAAAAGAATAACCGACGAAGAAATACAATCACTGGTTTTGGAAATAGTGGGCTGCAATGTGAGCACCACTTATATCACTTGTCCTGCCTGTCCTAAGAAGACTTTAGGAATCAAATTGCCATATCTTGTCAtgatcgtgaaaaatttaaagaaatatTTCACGTTTGAAGTACAG ATTCTGGATGACAAAAATGTGCGAAGAAGATTTAGGGCTAGTAATTATCAGTCGACAACTAGGGTAAAACCTTTCATATGTACAATGCCTATGAGATTGGACGATGGGTGGAACCAGATTCAATTCAATGTAGCAGATTTCACAAGGAGGGCGTATGGGACCACCTATGTTGAGACATTAAGGGTGCAAGTTCACGCCAGTTGTAGAATACGAAGGGTATACTTCTCAGATAG GTTGTATAGTGAAGATGAATTGCCAGCCGAATTCAAACTTTTCCTTCCGATCCAGAGCAAAACAAAGCAAGTAGCCGCACAGCACTGA